From the genome of Desulfovibrio inopinatus DSM 10711, one region includes:
- a CDS encoding ParA family protein, giving the protein MSYIIAIVNNKGGVGKTTLAANVSHALANRGSKCLVVDLDSQCNLTSTLLDMAKTPVTLYELIDEEENPPFNDIVYTTYYERLFMIPNVPETAALEPSLMEKRNRFSLLRDRLRDNALQNFDFTFIDCPPNLGTFSVMAMIAADFVIVPVEGGSRYALDGLDKTVAAIETIRQGYNTDLRFLRLLITKVDRRTTISKILIEQVQNRYKDKLFETIIPVNTDIQQAELMGRTVIRYSPRSLGAKCFRDLAKELETILE; this is encoded by the coding sequence ATGAGCTACATCATCGCGATTGTGAACAATAAAGGGGGCGTGGGAAAAACGACCCTTGCCGCCAATGTGAGCCACGCGCTTGCCAATCGCGGATCGAAATGTCTTGTTGTTGATCTTGATTCCCAATGCAATCTCACCAGCACCTTGCTGGACATGGCGAAAACTCCCGTCACGCTCTATGAACTCATTGACGAAGAAGAAAACCCTCCATTCAATGATATTGTTTATACAACATATTATGAACGATTATTTATGATTCCCAATGTGCCGGAAACGGCCGCATTGGAACCCTCGTTGATGGAAAAAAGGAATCGATTTTCGTTGTTGCGCGACCGGCTTCGTGACAATGCACTCCAAAATTTTGACTTCACCTTTATCGACTGTCCCCCAAACCTGGGAACCTTCAGCGTCATGGCCATGATTGCCGCCGATTTCGTGATTGTGCCTGTGGAAGGCGGAAGCCGCTATGCACTGGACGGACTCGATAAAACCGTTGCCGCTATTGAAACGATTCGCCAGGGGTACAACACGGATTTACGCTTTCTGCGCTTGCTCATTACCAAAGTCGACCGGCGGACAACCATTTCCAAGATTCTCATCGAACAAGTTCAAAATCGATATAAAGACAAACTTTTTGAAACCATCATTCCCGTCAACACCGATATTCAGCAAGCTGAACTCATGGGCCGCACGGTAATACGATATTCCCCGCGCAGTCTTGGTGCAAAATGCTTTCGTGACCTTGCCAAGGAACTTGAGACCATTTTGGAATAA
- a CDS encoding DEAD/DEAH box helicase family protein: MTQFAIKTGKFSKKVTWGNIRPGDISSYIAGIHPSRLAGGQEGIWIGAKTQNGSFWPILDVESDDHENVAENIRAAQTLLCHLSDLELLDGLEILATGRGFRFVWPVLIPHEYGSAFLELLKDLPGVDAAPTKSGNPIRLFAYRGHRKQGGDLDRHDHMLSSWVDLTDAYFDAAAYCRLVAGKPDPHRIAQWATRIAPVNPLSEPWTRLLQSYQRRVTMKRNVVSFRRPRKVGINWEQILAAAAPYQPRPRHTPYGEMYTLNACPVCGRKDKAWISSNGRLKCWRSSCEAAVYDGGLHPAQWVEGYEGTTQEMESFHDVRQHRTLDDARSDIHSALHSHEDIVLRVDPGVGKTFAAIRYALHEAQHKLVLFTLPTNGLAEEMEQAALDAAQEMELGGLVNILALRGRTPGSSDRRDEKGQCIDATCYRYGAVKQAADRGFSPALTVCATCPHNPKRKGCLDVCPYYDSAKIPPYGLIFTSHQKAAALPDDVRSRVDVWLVDENPVRDMIENRMVLPGALDNIAARLPGKSARVIEQIAQCANELLRTMDGTFTSGRLYATTPPAQWGDAPSLWSLCAVSEEERQRLADDLDALYGIRDNEKPGAWQQRIMSEDVSLAALRWLWTALGDQHEEKAAPIAYVHVRRHHTQPIEYRTVRNIAPDMAQARLVVLDGTGDKTELDMLFGRTFHEVDGSVDMSGRRVWLRVGLGKLKARKMNPAALRRKLEKCLHHLKPTDQRVLIATHLAIEDTVLDMARSIDPDREFATIHYWNSQGTNQYAQFDAVIAFGTPTPNKSAVYDHAATLFDDKDQQGAWMERLGQRDLVQALHRIRPIHGEKTVIVMGSSWPTVMGAPVIYDQRQGKSEAMSEAITRARTMMDGLGVYLPDLMPYFGVGFRGRHKEVEAALAELNESAKTTVCILIQRFLRIHTTENGLSRVILSDTHAASSILEAMKQDGHPELRWRLKGSTYWNNAVGYIEAFMDVCQALGIDTEQLEIEGKFMTPADDNVAGNVLYARSGRHLLPDSSLVASHAMPLDTTRWADPPNGMQRRKRYGCF; this comes from the coding sequence ATGACGCAGTTTGCCATCAAAACAGGAAAGTTTTCCAAGAAAGTCACCTGGGGCAATATTCGCCCCGGCGACATTTCTTCATATATTGCCGGAATACATCCATCACGCCTGGCCGGCGGCCAGGAAGGCATCTGGATTGGCGCCAAAACACAGAATGGAAGTTTTTGGCCGATTCTCGACGTTGAAAGTGACGACCACGAGAATGTGGCCGAAAACATCCGAGCGGCACAAACCTTGTTGTGTCATCTTTCTGACTTGGAACTCTTGGACGGGCTGGAAATTCTTGCTACCGGTCGCGGTTTTCGATTTGTGTGGCCGGTGCTCATCCCGCACGAGTACGGCTCCGCCTTCCTCGAACTCCTGAAGGATCTCCCGGGAGTCGACGCAGCGCCCACAAAAAGCGGCAATCCCATCAGATTGTTTGCCTATCGTGGACATCGTAAGCAGGGCGGTGACCTTGATCGACACGATCACATGCTGTCTTCGTGGGTGGACCTGACAGACGCCTATTTCGATGCCGCGGCGTATTGTCGTCTGGTTGCCGGCAAACCCGATCCGCATCGCATCGCGCAATGGGCAACACGCATCGCGCCGGTGAATCCCTTATCGGAACCATGGACACGGCTGCTTCAGAGTTATCAACGCCGTGTCACCATGAAACGCAATGTGGTGTCGTTTCGTCGCCCGCGCAAAGTCGGCATCAACTGGGAGCAGATTCTTGCCGCGGCCGCTCCCTATCAGCCCAGACCACGACACACGCCATACGGCGAAATGTACACGCTCAACGCCTGCCCGGTCTGCGGACGCAAAGACAAGGCCTGGATATCTTCCAATGGCCGTCTCAAATGCTGGCGTTCCTCGTGTGAAGCCGCAGTGTATGACGGAGGCTTGCACCCAGCCCAATGGGTAGAAGGCTACGAAGGCACCACACAGGAGATGGAATCGTTTCACGACGTACGGCAACATCGTACTCTCGATGATGCGCGAAGCGATATCCACAGCGCGCTCCATAGTCATGAGGACATCGTGTTGCGTGTTGATCCCGGTGTTGGCAAGACATTTGCCGCCATTCGCTATGCACTGCACGAGGCGCAACACAAGCTCGTTCTGTTCACGCTCCCCACCAATGGATTAGCCGAAGAAATGGAACAAGCCGCTCTGGACGCCGCTCAAGAGATGGAGCTTGGCGGTCTCGTGAATATTCTGGCACTTCGAGGACGAACGCCCGGCTCCAGTGATCGACGAGACGAGAAAGGGCAGTGCATCGACGCGACATGCTACCGATATGGCGCCGTCAAACAAGCGGCGGACCGCGGATTTTCCCCAGCCCTGACGGTGTGCGCGACATGCCCCCACAATCCCAAACGCAAGGGATGTCTCGATGTCTGCCCGTATTACGACAGCGCCAAGATTCCCCCGTACGGACTCATTTTCACGTCGCATCAAAAAGCGGCCGCGTTGCCGGATGACGTACGTTCGCGGGTCGATGTCTGGTTGGTCGATGAAAACCCGGTGCGCGATATGATTGAAAACCGCATGGTGCTGCCGGGAGCATTGGACAACATCGCCGCTCGATTGCCGGGAAAAAGTGCTCGCGTCATCGAGCAAATTGCCCAATGCGCGAACGAGTTATTACGCACCATGGACGGGACATTCACGTCCGGACGTCTCTATGCCACGACACCACCAGCGCAATGGGGCGATGCCCCCTCGTTATGGAGCTTATGCGCTGTGTCGGAAGAAGAGCGGCAGCGTTTGGCCGACGATCTCGATGCGCTCTACGGCATTCGCGACAATGAAAAGCCGGGTGCCTGGCAACAGCGTATTATGTCTGAAGATGTCTCGCTTGCCGCGTTACGCTGGCTCTGGACCGCGTTGGGGGATCAACATGAAGAAAAGGCGGCGCCGATTGCCTATGTCCACGTTCGGCGACATCACACCCAGCCCATAGAATACCGCACCGTGCGCAATATTGCTCCGGACATGGCGCAAGCGCGTCTGGTCGTTCTGGATGGAACCGGCGACAAGACCGAGCTGGATATGTTGTTCGGGAGAACCTTTCACGAAGTTGACGGCAGCGTCGATATGAGCGGCCGGCGCGTCTGGTTGCGTGTGGGACTCGGCAAACTCAAAGCACGCAAAATGAATCCAGCGGCATTGCGGCGCAAACTGGAAAAATGCCTGCACCATCTCAAACCCACCGATCAACGCGTCCTCATTGCCACACACCTGGCCATTGAAGACACCGTGCTCGACATGGCGCGGTCCATCGACCCGGACCGGGAATTTGCAACCATTCATTACTGGAACAGTCAGGGAACGAACCAGTACGCCCAGTTTGATGCGGTCATCGCCTTTGGAACGCCCACTCCGAATAAAAGCGCGGTGTATGATCATGCCGCCACCTTGTTTGACGACAAAGACCAGCAAGGCGCCTGGATGGAGCGTCTTGGGCAACGCGATCTTGTGCAAGCTCTCCATCGTATTCGGCCCATTCACGGAGAAAAAACCGTCATTGTCATGGGCTCGTCCTGGCCCACGGTCATGGGAGCGCCCGTCATTTACGACCAGCGCCAGGGCAAGAGCGAAGCCATGAGCGAAGCCATTACGCGCGCGCGAACCATGATGGACGGGCTCGGGGTCTATCTGCCCGACCTCATGCCATATTTTGGGGTAGGATTTCGCGGACGTCACAAGGAGGTAGAGGCCGCATTGGCGGAACTCAACGAAAGTGCCAAAACAACCGTGTGCATTCTTATACAGCGTTTTCTTAGAATCCACACGACTGAAAACGGACTTTCTCGGGTTATTCTTTCAGACACTCATGCCGCATCGAGTATCCTGGAAGCCATGAAACAAGACGGTCATCCGGAATTGCGCTGGCGCTTGAAGGGCTCAACGTATTGGAACAACGCCGTGGGCTATATCGAAGCCTTCATGGATGTTTGCCAGGCGCTGGGCATAGATACCGAACAGCTTGAAATCGAAGGAAAATTTATGACGCCAGCAGACGACAACGTTGCCGGCAATGTGCTGTATGCCCGTTCGGGACGCCATTTACTCCCAGATTCCAGCCTCGTGGCGTCACACGCCATGCCGCTTGATACAACTCGCTGGGCCGATCCGCCGAATGGAATGCAGCGACGAAAGCGATATGGTTGTTTTTGA
- a CDS encoding class I SAM-dependent methyltransferase: MHKTPSEEITKLLNDGLHRNEAYDLIPENSSKILDIGYGDGWLLMNLIYNKGCTECYGLELRPRPDVEKELDGAWNIDLVNEDLPEKYFNYFNWIILHDVLEHIYNPWKFLGIINKYLSDDGKIILVSPNAQYWEVPFALMHGNWPLGTHGYWNEDHVRWFTFKTFSELAMMAGFSVDNAYLQYPERFWEHAQDYEAFVKVQDKNISMFPPLNFPQHHMEDGFPFVSPTWDGADQTKVIFNKPAKDYFPFFMAIKIMLLCSKRGDPVMFDIVPGKLKTIRKNFYETLGTQELEKRRPKDIQIQVIRK; encoded by the coding sequence ATGCATAAAACTCCTTCTGAAGAGATTACAAAGTTACTCAACGATGGATTACACCGAAACGAAGCCTACGACTTGATTCCAGAGAACTCTTCAAAAATTCTTGATATCGGCTATGGAGATGGCTGGTTGTTGATGAATCTCATTTACAACAAGGGCTGTACTGAGTGTTATGGCCTTGAGTTGAGACCACGGCCTGACGTTGAAAAGGAACTTGATGGCGCATGGAATATTGATCTTGTCAATGAAGACTTGCCAGAAAAATACTTCAACTATTTCAATTGGATTATACTGCATGACGTTTTAGAACACATCTATAACCCTTGGAAGTTTCTTGGCATTATCAATAAATATCTCTCTGATGATGGAAAAATCATCCTCGTCTCTCCAAATGCCCAATATTGGGAAGTGCCTTTTGCGCTGATGCATGGAAACTGGCCTCTTGGAACTCATGGCTACTGGAATGAAGATCACGTGCGCTGGTTTACATTCAAAACATTCTCTGAACTCGCAATGATGGCTGGTTTTTCTGTAGACAACGCGTATCTTCAATACCCTGAACGCTTTTGGGAACATGCTCAAGACTATGAGGCTTTTGTAAAAGTTCAAGATAAGAACATTTCTATGTTTCCTCCTCTCAATTTTCCGCAACATCATATGGAGGATGGGTTTCCTTTTGTATCTCCAACGTGGGACGGAGCTGACCAGACAAAAGTTATTTTCAATAAGCCCGCAAAAGACTACTTCCCTTTTTTTATGGCAATAAAAATTATGCTGCTCTGCAGCAAAAGAGGCGATCCCGTGATGTTTGATATTGTACCAGGCAAACTGAAGACTATTCGAAAAAATTTTTATGAAACTCTTGGAACACAGGAACTTGAAAAAAGAAGACCAAAGGACATCCAAATTCAGGTAATAAGAAAATAG
- a CDS encoding type II toxin-antitoxin system RelE family toxin: MAWEIKFTPKAEKALSKIDKKTANRIIKFLLERTTTEPRNLGKCLSGPLGDFWRYRVGDYRILAKIEDDQLIILVVEVGHRSEVYKRH, from the coding sequence TTGGCCTGGGAGATTAAATTTACACCCAAAGCGGAAAAGGCGCTTTCAAAGATAGATAAGAAGACCGCTAACCGGATCATTAAATTCCTTCTTGAACGTACCACAACGGAACCGCGCAACCTTGGCAAATGCTTGTCCGGTCCTCTTGGGGACTTCTGGCGGTATCGTGTTGGTGATTATCGCATACTGGCAAAAATTGAAGACGATCAGCTTATTATCTTGGTCGTTGAGGTTGGACATCGCAGCGAAGTCTACAAAAGGCATTGA
- the relB gene encoding type II toxin-antitoxin system RelB family antitoxin, which produces MLAIRIPKEIEQRLENLAQKTGRTKTFYAREAILAHLEDLEDYYLAAESYAEFRANKEESIPAEDVVNRLGLGD; this is translated from the coding sequence ATGCTTGCGATACGCATACCGAAAGAAATTGAGCAACGCCTTGAAAATTTGGCCCAAAAAACAGGTCGAACCAAAACATTTTACGCCCGTGAAGCAATCCTTGCACATCTCGAAGACCTCGAAGACTATTACTTAGCGGCTGAATCATATGCAGAGTTCAGAGCAAATAAAGAGGAAAGCATTCCTGCTGAAGACGTGGTGAATCGCCTTGGCCTGGGAGATTAA
- a CDS encoding Fic family protein has product MMKQNKKKALFIARKVFSELVFDIQKLEGMPFTMPEVQTYIQGITVGGHKITDEEKLKQQILGWEKIITFVSTDTFSLSKEIACSIQAIIAKDEVLEIGQFRSGQVGIAGTEYTPPRAETLDKNFSEMLIHIKKLHDICEQAYRLHLDFARNQFFYDGNKRTGLLMLNGHVMSYGFPPLSIPAKRQIEYNEKMIRFYENGDYAEMLVFLKECHHAMYDRFE; this is encoded by the coding sequence ATGATGAAACAAAACAAAAAGAAAGCGCTATTTATAGCCAGGAAAGTATTTTCTGAACTTGTTTTTGATATTCAAAAACTCGAAGGAATGCCGTTTACGATGCCAGAGGTGCAAACCTACATTCAAGGCATTACAGTAGGCGGTCATAAAATTACAGACGAAGAGAAATTAAAGCAGCAAATTTTAGGATGGGAAAAAATTATTACATTCGTTTCAACTGATACTTTTTCTCTATCAAAAGAAATTGCTTGTTCAATTCAAGCGATTATAGCCAAAGATGAAGTGCTTGAAATAGGGCAATTTCGGTCTGGTCAAGTTGGGATAGCTGGAACGGAGTATACACCACCTCGTGCTGAAACTCTCGACAAAAACTTCTCGGAAATGCTCATACATATCAAAAAATTGCATGATATTTGTGAGCAGGCTTACAGGCTGCATTTAGATTTTGCGCGTAACCAGTTTTTTTACGATGGGAATAAACGAACGGGCTTACTCATGCTGAATGGGCATGTGATGAGCTATGGATTTCCACCGCTCTCGATTCCAGCCAAACGGCAGATTGAATATAATGAAAAAATGATCCGATTCTATGAAAATGGTGATTATGCTGAAATGTTAGTCTTTCTCAAAGAGTGTCATCACGCAATGTATGACCGGTTTGAGTGA
- a CDS encoding PfkB family carbohydrate kinase has protein sequence MSAHKILSLECLKKELSTAREANTIVHCHGVFDILHPGHIRHLKQAKEMGDLLVVTITPDHYVNKGPDRPVFNAEYRAEVLAALGMVDYVSVNKWPTAVELIQYLQPHFYVKGDEYSVAEKDITGKIVDEEEAVKSVGGELKFTYDVVFSSSNLANRCFPQLSENGKKFIADFTSKHSKEEILNDLKSLQDLKVLVIGETIIDEYNFCDTLGKSGKEPIIASKLLWTEKYIGGILAIANHVGSFTDNVELVTQLGEVDSQIEFINEKLRTNITQHFLPIRQAPTIVKSRFVERYPFQKLFEVYTISNCDPTPEDAKDLYEKMEELVPQADLVIVADYGHGMLLPEHRNLLSEKAKFLAMNTQQNAGNQGFHVFSAYSRADFISISENELRLEARCRSRRIEDLIKEASEKCSCSKVLITQGEKGCICYDQETGFVKIPAFTQKVVDRIGAGDTVLSIASMCAAKGMPADVIGFLGSVAGAQAVGDMCNKSFLDKVAFGKHITSLLS, from the coding sequence TTGAGCGCACATAAAATACTCTCTCTGGAATGCTTGAAAAAAGAGCTCTCAACAGCAAGAGAGGCGAATACAATCGTCCATTGCCATGGTGTTTTCGATATATTGCACCCTGGGCACATTCGCCATCTTAAACAGGCCAAAGAGATGGGAGACCTTCTCGTTGTTACCATCACGCCGGACCATTATGTGAATAAAGGTCCGGATCGCCCAGTATTTAATGCTGAATATCGTGCAGAGGTTCTTGCTGCTCTTGGCATGGTCGACTATGTTTCGGTCAATAAATGGCCTACAGCCGTTGAGCTTATACAATATCTACAGCCCCATTTTTATGTAAAAGGGGATGAATACAGCGTTGCGGAAAAGGATATTACAGGGAAGATTGTCGATGAAGAAGAAGCGGTCAAATCCGTCGGTGGAGAACTCAAATTTACCTATGATGTCGTCTTCAGCTCATCCAACCTTGCAAACCGTTGTTTTCCACAACTCTCTGAAAATGGAAAAAAATTTATAGCAGACTTCACCTCAAAGCACTCCAAGGAAGAGATTTTGAATGATTTGAAATCTCTTCAAGATCTCAAGGTGCTGGTCATTGGTGAAACCATCATTGACGAATACAATTTTTGCGACACGTTGGGGAAGTCCGGCAAAGAACCTATCATCGCCTCCAAACTCCTCTGGACGGAAAAATATATTGGCGGAATCCTCGCTATTGCCAACCACGTGGGGTCGTTTACGGACAATGTTGAGCTTGTCACCCAGCTCGGCGAGGTCGACTCCCAGATCGAGTTCATCAACGAAAAATTACGAACCAATATCACGCAACACTTTTTGCCTATCCGTCAAGCTCCCACCATTGTCAAAAGTCGTTTCGTAGAGCGATATCCTTTTCAAAAGCTTTTCGAGGTCTATACCATCAGTAATTGCGATCCGACTCCCGAAGACGCGAAGGATCTCTATGAAAAGATGGAAGAATTGGTCCCTCAAGCAGATTTGGTCATTGTTGCCGATTATGGACACGGCATGCTGCTGCCGGAACATAGAAATCTTCTCTCGGAAAAAGCAAAGTTCCTCGCCATGAACACCCAGCAAAATGCTGGAAACCAAGGTTTTCACGTTTTTTCAGCTTACTCGAGGGCAGACTTCATATCCATTTCAGAAAATGAATTGAGATTGGAGGCGCGTTGCCGTTCACGAAGAATTGAAGATCTCATTAAAGAGGCCTCCGAGAAATGTTCATGCAGTAAGGTGCTTATCACCCAGGGTGAAAAAGGCTGTATTTGCTATGATCAGGAAACAGGCTTCGTTAAAATTCCGGCATTTACTCAAAAAGTCGTCGACCGCATTGGCGCCGGTGACACCGTTTTATCTATAGCCTCCATGTGTGCCGCCAAAGGAATGCCTGCAGATGTCATTGGCTTTCTCGGCAGCGTTGCCGGAGCGCAGGCAGTTGGAGACATGTGCAACAAGAGCTTTCTGGATAAGGTTGCTTTTGGAAAACACATTACTTCCCTTTTGTCATAA
- a CDS encoding D-sedoheptulose-7-phosphate isomerase has translation MSSLMRAQHYFSELGRLLAATEVTNSSGESLDFQEATDRAAQFIHSLRQRSGVVAIIGNGGSSAIASHMQNDLVAASLRAVCMHDPAILSATANDFGYERSFERPMNHWVQKGDVLIAISSSGQSHNILNAVQKASQNNGYIITMSGFKKDNPLRQLGDLNFYVPDAVYGTVESVHGCIGHYLTDLIQQIAQMEV, from the coding sequence ATGTCCTCACTCATGCGAGCACAACACTATTTTTCCGAATTGGGAAGGCTTCTTGCTGCCACCGAAGTAACCAATAGTAGCGGAGAATCTCTTGATTTTCAGGAAGCTACAGATCGAGCAGCCCAATTTATTCATTCTTTACGTCAAAGAAGTGGTGTTGTTGCTATAATTGGCAATGGAGGGAGTTCAGCCATTGCTTCACATATGCAAAACGATTTGGTGGCAGCGTCCTTACGGGCCGTTTGCATGCATGATCCTGCTATTTTATCCGCGACAGCCAATGATTTTGGTTACGAGCGGAGCTTTGAGCGTCCTATGAATCATTGGGTTCAAAAAGGCGATGTGCTCATAGCCATCAGCAGCTCCGGACAATCACACAATATTCTCAACGCTGTTCAAAAGGCATCACAGAATAATGGGTATATTATTACTATGTCCGGCTTTAAAAAGGACAATCCCTTGCGTCAGCTCGGTGATTTGAATTTCTATGTTCCGGATGCAGTATACGGCACGGTGGAGTCAGTCCATGGATGCATTGGCCACTACCTCACTGACCTTATTCAGCAAATAGCGCAAATGGAGGTATAG
- a CDS encoding glycosyltransferase family 2 protein, with translation MNTARKVSLVVPTYNQASYLGACLDSIMFQDYPNIEIVIVNDCSTDATREVIEDFVAAVPTEMVSYASYFNEDTGNIERTEHHRYPQKGREIVVIHNEQNMGSTRTYNRGFQATTGEYCTYIASDDMCHPQMISELVAPLDRDEADFCYSDMFIFNDQGRILREFNVPEYSFEACFTNWYLCGVSKLYRRTLHEEFGWYNNDYLANDHELYLRLALGGVRFKHVPKTLYSVRIHENREVGVHSSSNWTKLLNESRSLVQAARRAIAEEKIGGK, from the coding sequence ATGAACACCGCAAGGAAAGTTTCTCTGGTTGTGCCCACGTACAACCAGGCGTCATACCTGGGTGCCTGTCTGGACTCCATTATGTTCCAGGATTACCCCAATATAGAAATTGTTATCGTCAACGATTGCTCCACAGATGCAACGCGGGAAGTCATTGAGGACTTCGTGGCTGCTGTTCCCACCGAAATGGTTTCCTATGCTTCGTATTTCAACGAAGACACCGGCAATATTGAACGGACGGAACACCATCGATATCCTCAGAAAGGCCGTGAAATCGTCGTTATACATAACGAGCAAAATATGGGGTCCACGCGGACATACAATCGTGGTTTTCAAGCGACGACCGGCGAATATTGTACATACATCGCTTCTGACGATATGTGCCACCCTCAAATGATCTCAGAACTTGTTGCCCCTCTTGATCGGGACGAAGCCGATTTTTGCTATTCGGATATGTTCATTTTCAACGATCAAGGACGAATTCTTCGGGAATTCAACGTTCCCGAATATTCTTTTGAAGCGTGTTTTACGAATTGGTATCTCTGCGGCGTCTCCAAACTCTACCGCCGCACACTCCATGAAGAGTTTGGTTGGTATAATAACGATTACCTTGCCAACGATCATGAATTGTATCTTCGTCTGGCCCTTGGTGGTGTTCGCTTTAAGCATGTTCCCAAGACATTGTATTCCGTCCGCATCCATGAAAATCGGGAAGTCGGCGTACACAGCTCTTCCAACTGGACAAAACTCTTGAATGAATCGCGCTCTCTGGTACAGGCGGCACGCCGAGCGATTGCTGAAGAAAAGATTGGAGGCAAATAA
- a CDS encoding NAD-dependent epimerase/dehydratase family protein, producing the protein MAVCLVTGAGGLIGSCTARFMAEQGFDVVGVDNDMRSYFFGNESSTKWNITSLSSSLTRYTHCENDIRDQAAMERLFVHYGKNIQAIVHAAAQPSHDWAAREPLTDFSINASATVLLLELTRKHCPEAPFIFTSTNKVYGDTPNSLPLRETDTRFTVEPSHPYSQHGIDESMSIDVSTHSVFGASKVAADVMVQEYGRYFDMNTVCFRGGCLTGADHSGAQLHGFLSYLIKCGVNRTPYTVFGYKGKQVRDNIHAQDLITMFWEYIQNPRPGEVYNAGGGVHSNCSVLEAITLFEEVMGIPFNFSYQDQNRVGDHLWWISDVRKFRQHYPNWSYTYDLRAIFTEMATIIKERGKN; encoded by the coding sequence ATGGCGGTTTGTCTGGTTACAGGAGCAGGAGGCCTCATAGGGAGCTGCACAGCTCGCTTCATGGCCGAGCAAGGATTTGATGTCGTTGGAGTGGACAACGACATGCGTAGTTACTTTTTCGGTAATGAAAGTTCTACCAAGTGGAATATTACAAGCCTTTCTTCCAGCCTCACACGGTATACCCACTGCGAGAACGATATTCGCGATCAAGCCGCCATGGAGCGCCTTTTTGTTCACTACGGCAAAAATATACAAGCGATTGTCCATGCCGCTGCACAACCCTCTCACGATTGGGCAGCCCGAGAGCCGTTGACGGACTTTTCCATCAATGCTTCCGCCACGGTCTTGCTGCTGGAACTCACGCGCAAGCATTGCCCAGAGGCACCTTTTATCTTTACCTCGACCAATAAAGTATACGGGGATACACCGAATAGCCTTCCTCTGAGAGAGACCGATACCCGTTTTACTGTAGAGCCGTCACATCCCTACTCTCAGCACGGGATAGATGAGTCCATGTCCATTGACGTGAGCACGCACAGCGTCTTTGGCGCGTCAAAAGTCGCGGCTGATGTCATGGTTCAAGAGTATGGGCGCTATTTTGATATGAATACGGTGTGCTTTCGAGGGGGGTGCCTTACCGGAGCCGACCATTCCGGAGCGCAACTGCACGGCTTTTTGTCGTATCTCATCAAGTGCGGCGTCAACAGAACCCCGTATACGGTGTTTGGCTACAAGGGCAAACAGGTACGCGATAACATTCACGCCCAGGATCTGATTACCATGTTCTGGGAGTACATCCAAAATCCCCGTCCGGGAGAAGTCTACAATGCTGGCGGCGGCGTGCATTCCAATTGCTCTGTATTGGAGGCGATCACGCTGTTCGAGGAAGTGATGGGAATCCCCTTCAACTTTTCCTACCAAGACCAAAACAGAGTTGGAGATCACCTCTGGTGGATCAGCGATGTCAGGAAATTCCGTCAGCACTATCCAAACTGGAGCTATACCTATGACCTGCGCGCCATTTTTACGGAGATGGCAACCATCATCAAGGAACGAGGGAAAAATTGA